One window of the Populus nigra chromosome 4, ddPopNigr1.1, whole genome shotgun sequence genome contains the following:
- the LOC133692560 gene encoding probable serine/threonine protein kinase IRE4 isoform X5: MFPLQKDRKSKTSVNWFVTFFLEEISKMTEPSSEELTAEATNGIPTGLNRIKTRRVSSKEQLSSKPDELTESKTHVVASSRPPVKDKQKPMAQGRGKSASFKADSRKGKSIAQWITSYLSKESIQVINDVSPNVEEGNLEAKTPDRKERAGTEFTSGCNYLNEEISSSENPNRSKVSKGLKSFSHELGPKGGISPAQPRAHSYSDLKELLGSLHSRFDAAKAVANTELASLIGDAMDVLEKTDFSLQEEQKLAVDLLTLSRFCMEMKCSQFRTKCEDIVQDLTEKRQQCQTGILKWLFTRMLFILTRCTRLLQFQKDSEPIDEKSLRKLKKCLESVPSVEMSWAAKRGIADSDSGYALNQKVDVKQKLQGQIAASSLPAEIYCCSEQPTDQSDLNSNKDSLFLEQKLQSQKSKNDSVSQVQHFCQGNNSSAGNISYNQNCSSLHEQGQNLDDPIDNQGRVLDGSDLVICRICEEIVPISHLESHSYICAYADKCDLNFLDIDERLSNLEEILEQIIDSRNMNFHPSYGSPENLRVQSTNSVITEGQSPKISEWRNRGVEGMFEDIHEMDTAFIDDSHSPSVNFKGHLGAKLPYHGASSPAGSMTSISSANTPRAGHFDSFWLEHNNPPELEDVQQMIDLADIARCVAGTDLSKEGSSEFLLACMQDLQDVLQHSKLKALVIDTFGGRIEKLLREKYILACDLMDTKSPIIDERSKENLRLPFDNASQSSAASTPVHVSNKERTSIDDFEIIKPISRGAFGKVFLARKRTTGDLFAIKVLKKLDMLRKNDVQRILAERNILITVRNPFVVRFFYSFTCRDNLYLVMEYLIGGDLYSLLRKVGCLEEDIARIYIAELVLALEDLHSHGIVHRDLKPDNILIAHDGHIKVVDVSTYTVCIFDDAHLHK, from the exons ATG tttccgTTACAAAAAGATCGCAAGAGCAAAACGAGTGTCAACTGGTTTGTTACCTTTTTTCTCGAAGAAATTTCTAAGATGACGGAACCGAGCAGCGAAGAATTAACAGCAGAGGCTACTAATGGAATTCCAACGGGGCTGAATCGGATTAAGACTCGACGAGTATCATCGAAGGAACAACTGAGCTCAAAACCTGACGAGTTGACTGAGTCTAAGACTCATGTCGTAGCTTCTTCAAGGCCTCCTGTGAAGGATAAACAGAAACCGATGGCTCAGGGTCGTGGAAAGAGCGCTTCTTTCAAAGCAG ATTCCCGTAAAGGAAAGAGCATAGCTCAATGGATCACATCTTATTTATCAAAGGAATCCATTCAAGTTATTAATGATGTTTCTCCAAATGTTGAG GAGGGGAATTTGGAAGCTAAGACGCCTGATAGAAAGGAGCGTGCAGGAACTGAATTTACCAGTGGATGCAATTATTTAAACGAGGAAATTTCTTCATCAGAGAATCCAAACCGGAGTAAAGTGTCAAAAGGCTTAAAAAGCTTTTCCCATGAATTAGGACCAAAGGGTGGCATTTCTCCTGCCCAACCACGGGCTCATAGCTACAGTGATTTGAAG GAGCTGTTGGGTTCATTGCATTCAAGATTTGATGCTGCTAAAGCAGTAGCAAACACAGAGCTGGCTAGTTTAATCGGGGATGCCATGGATGTCCTTGAGAAAACTGACTTCTCCTTGCAAGAAGAGCAGAAATTGGCTGTAGATCTTCTGACACTGTCTCGATTCTGTATGGAGATGAAGTGTTCACAGTTTCGTACGAAATGTGAAGACATTGTTCAAGATCTGACAGAGAAAAGGCAACAGTGTCAAACAGGAATCCTCAAGTGGCTGTTTACTCGCATGCTTTTCATATTGACACGCTGCACAAGGCTATTACAGTTCCAGAAAGACAGTGAACCAATTGATGAGAAATCTCTtcgtaaattgaaaaaatgtcTGGAAAGTGTCCCTTCTGTTGAAATGAGCTGGGCTGCCAAGCGTGGGATTGCTGATTCTGATAGTGGTTATGCTTTAAATCAGAAAGTTGATGTAAAGCAAAAGTTGCAGGGACAAATTGCTGCGTCTTCTCTCCCTGCAGAAATATATTGCTGCTCTGAACAGCCAACTGATCAGAGTGACTTGAATTCCAACAAGGATTCTCTGTTTTTGGAACAAAAGTTGCAAtcacaaaaatccaaaaatgacTCAGTTTCACAAGTGCAACATTTTTGTCAGGGCAATAACAGTTCTGCTGGGAATATTAGTTACAATCAGAACTGTAGTTCGCTTCATGAGCAGGGACAAAATTTAGATGATCCTATTGACAACCAGGGGCGAGTTCTAGACGGATCTGATTTAGTAATCTGTAGGATATGCGAAGAAATTGTTCCAATTTCTCATCTCGAATCCCATTCTTATATATGTGCATATGCAGATAAATGTGACTTAAATTTCCTAGACATAGATGAACGCCTCTCAAACCTTGAAGAGATACTGGAGCAGATTATCGACTCGCGCAATATGAATTTTCATCCATCATATGGCAGTCCTGAAAATTTGAGAGTACAAAGTACAAACTCTGTCATTACTGAAGGTCAGTCTCCCAAAATAAGTGAATGGAGAAATAGAGGCGTTGAAGGGATGTTTGAGGACATACATGAGATGGACACTGCGTTTATAGATGATTCTCACTCCCCCTCTGTTAACTTTAAAGGCCACTTGGGTGCAAAGTTACCCTACCATGGTGCATCCTCACCAGCTGGGAGCATGACATCGATTTCCTCCGCAAATACCCCCAGGGCTGGTCATTTTGATTCCTTCTGGTTAGAGCACAACAATCCTCCTGAGCTAGAAGATGTCCAGCAG ATGATTGACCTAGCAGACATAGCACGCTGTGTGGCAGGCACTGATCTTTCAAAAGAAGGGTCATCTGAATTTTTGCTCGCTTGTATGCAAGATTTGCAGGATGTTTTACAGCATAGCAAACTCAAAGCTCTTGTAATTGACACTTTTGGAGGCCGAATAGAGAAACTTCTGCG GGAAAAGTATATACTTGCTTGTGATTTAATGGATACAAAAAGTCCAATTATTGATGAGAGATCTAAGGAAAACTTGAGACTTCCATTTGATAATGCATCTCAAAGCAGTGCGGCATCGACACCTGTGCATGTATCAAATAAAGAGCGGACGAGCATTGATGATTTTGAAATCATTAAACCAATTAGTAGAGGTGCCTTTGGAAAAGTCTTTCTTGCACGCAAACGAACTACAGGAGATCTATTTGCAATAAAG GTGCTCAAGAAATTGGATATGTTACGCAAGAATGATGTTCAGCGCATATTAGCAGAGCGTAACATATTGATAACAGTTCGGAATCCATTTGTG GttcgatttttttattcattcaccTGCAGAGATAACCTGTATCTCGTTATGGAGTATCTTATTGGAGGTGATCTATACTCTTTGCTGAGAAAAGTTGGTTGCCTTGAGGAAGATATAGCTCGTATATATATTGCAGAACTG GTTCTTGCTTTAGAGGATCTCCATTCTCATGGAATTGTGCATCGTGATCTGAAACCAGACAATATATTGATTGCACATGATGGGCACATCAAG GTGGTGGATGTGAGCACATACACTGTGTGCATTTTTGATGATGCGCACTTGCATAAATAA
- the LOC133692560 gene encoding probable serine/threonine protein kinase IRE4 isoform X2, which yields MTEPSSEELTAEATNGIPTGLNRIKTRRVSSKEQLSSKPDELTESKTHVVASSRPPVKDKQKPMAQGRGKSASFKADSRKGKSIAQWITSYLSKESIQVINDVSPNVEEGNLEAKTPDRKERAGTEFTSGCNYLNEEISSSENPNRSKVSKGLKSFSHELGPKGGISPAQPRAHSYSDLKELLGSLHSRFDAAKAVANTELASLIGDAMDVLEKTDFSLQEEQKLAVDLLTLSRFCMEMKCSQFRTKCEDIVQDLTEKRQQCQTGILKWLFTRMLFILTRCTRLLQFQKDSEPIDEKSLRKLKKCLESVPSVEMSWAAKRGIADSDSGYALNQKVDVKQKLQGQIAASSLPAEIYCCSEQPTDQSDLNSNKDSLFLEQKLQSQKSKNDSVSQVQHFCQGNNSSAGNISYNQNCSSLHEQGQNLDDPIDNQGRVLDGSDLVICRICEEIVPISHLESHSYICAYADKCDLNFLDIDERLSNLEEILEQIIDSRNMNFHPSYGSPENLRVQSTNSVITEGQSPKISEWRNRGVEGMFEDIHEMDTAFIDDSHSPSVNFKGHLGAKLPYHGASSPAGSMTSISSANTPRAGHFDSFWLEHNNPPELEDVQQMIDLADIARCVAGTDLSKEGSSEFLLACMQDLQDVLQHSKLKALVIDTFGGRIEKLLREKYILACDLMDTKSPIIDERSKENLRLPFDNASQSSAASTPVHVSNKERTSIDDFEIIKPISRGAFGKVFLARKRTTGDLFAIKVLKKLDMLRKNDVQRILAERNILITVRNPFVVRFFYSFTCRDNLYLVMEYLIGGDLYSLLRKVGCLEEDIARIYIAELVLALEDLHSHGIVHRDLKPDNILIAHDGHIKLTDFGLSKIGLINSTIDLSGSDTDRNASSDPPNPNAQQTEDRNRHSAVGTPDYLAPEILLGTEHGYAADWWSVGIILFEFITGIPPFTAERPEIIFDNILNRKIPWPSVPDDMSYEAQDLINRLIIHNPSQRLGANGSTEVKAHPFFRGVDWDNLALQKAAFVPNPNSVDDTSYFVSRFPQMSVGMPNDNASSHSDSDMHDSSSNSGVEMDECGDLADFDSSPLDISLINFSFKNLSQLASINHDVLLGKDPAKFSPSRAAPNT from the exons ATGACGGAACCGAGCAGCGAAGAATTAACAGCAGAGGCTACTAATGGAATTCCAACGGGGCTGAATCGGATTAAGACTCGACGAGTATCATCGAAGGAACAACTGAGCTCAAAACCTGACGAGTTGACTGAGTCTAAGACTCATGTCGTAGCTTCTTCAAGGCCTCCTGTGAAGGATAAACAGAAACCGATGGCTCAGGGTCGTGGAAAGAGCGCTTCTTTCAAAGCAG ATTCCCGTAAAGGAAAGAGCATAGCTCAATGGATCACATCTTATTTATCAAAGGAATCCATTCAAGTTATTAATGATGTTTCTCCAAATGTTGAG GAGGGGAATTTGGAAGCTAAGACGCCTGATAGAAAGGAGCGTGCAGGAACTGAATTTACCAGTGGATGCAATTATTTAAACGAGGAAATTTCTTCATCAGAGAATCCAAACCGGAGTAAAGTGTCAAAAGGCTTAAAAAGCTTTTCCCATGAATTAGGACCAAAGGGTGGCATTTCTCCTGCCCAACCACGGGCTCATAGCTACAGTGATTTGAAG GAGCTGTTGGGTTCATTGCATTCAAGATTTGATGCTGCTAAAGCAGTAGCAAACACAGAGCTGGCTAGTTTAATCGGGGATGCCATGGATGTCCTTGAGAAAACTGACTTCTCCTTGCAAGAAGAGCAGAAATTGGCTGTAGATCTTCTGACACTGTCTCGATTCTGTATGGAGATGAAGTGTTCACAGTTTCGTACGAAATGTGAAGACATTGTTCAAGATCTGACAGAGAAAAGGCAACAGTGTCAAACAGGAATCCTCAAGTGGCTGTTTACTCGCATGCTTTTCATATTGACACGCTGCACAAGGCTATTACAGTTCCAGAAAGACAGTGAACCAATTGATGAGAAATCTCTtcgtaaattgaaaaaatgtcTGGAAAGTGTCCCTTCTGTTGAAATGAGCTGGGCTGCCAAGCGTGGGATTGCTGATTCTGATAGTGGTTATGCTTTAAATCAGAAAGTTGATGTAAAGCAAAAGTTGCAGGGACAAATTGCTGCGTCTTCTCTCCCTGCAGAAATATATTGCTGCTCTGAACAGCCAACTGATCAGAGTGACTTGAATTCCAACAAGGATTCTCTGTTTTTGGAACAAAAGTTGCAAtcacaaaaatccaaaaatgacTCAGTTTCACAAGTGCAACATTTTTGTCAGGGCAATAACAGTTCTGCTGGGAATATTAGTTACAATCAGAACTGTAGTTCGCTTCATGAGCAGGGACAAAATTTAGATGATCCTATTGACAACCAGGGGCGAGTTCTAGACGGATCTGATTTAGTAATCTGTAGGATATGCGAAGAAATTGTTCCAATTTCTCATCTCGAATCCCATTCTTATATATGTGCATATGCAGATAAATGTGACTTAAATTTCCTAGACATAGATGAACGCCTCTCAAACCTTGAAGAGATACTGGAGCAGATTATCGACTCGCGCAATATGAATTTTCATCCATCATATGGCAGTCCTGAAAATTTGAGAGTACAAAGTACAAACTCTGTCATTACTGAAGGTCAGTCTCCCAAAATAAGTGAATGGAGAAATAGAGGCGTTGAAGGGATGTTTGAGGACATACATGAGATGGACACTGCGTTTATAGATGATTCTCACTCCCCCTCTGTTAACTTTAAAGGCCACTTGGGTGCAAAGTTACCCTACCATGGTGCATCCTCACCAGCTGGGAGCATGACATCGATTTCCTCCGCAAATACCCCCAGGGCTGGTCATTTTGATTCCTTCTGGTTAGAGCACAACAATCCTCCTGAGCTAGAAGATGTCCAGCAG ATGATTGACCTAGCAGACATAGCACGCTGTGTGGCAGGCACTGATCTTTCAAAAGAAGGGTCATCTGAATTTTTGCTCGCTTGTATGCAAGATTTGCAGGATGTTTTACAGCATAGCAAACTCAAAGCTCTTGTAATTGACACTTTTGGAGGCCGAATAGAGAAACTTCTGCG GGAAAAGTATATACTTGCTTGTGATTTAATGGATACAAAAAGTCCAATTATTGATGAGAGATCTAAGGAAAACTTGAGACTTCCATTTGATAATGCATCTCAAAGCAGTGCGGCATCGACACCTGTGCATGTATCAAATAAAGAGCGGACGAGCATTGATGATTTTGAAATCATTAAACCAATTAGTAGAGGTGCCTTTGGAAAAGTCTTTCTTGCACGCAAACGAACTACAGGAGATCTATTTGCAATAAAG GTGCTCAAGAAATTGGATATGTTACGCAAGAATGATGTTCAGCGCATATTAGCAGAGCGTAACATATTGATAACAGTTCGGAATCCATTTGTG GttcgatttttttattcattcaccTGCAGAGATAACCTGTATCTCGTTATGGAGTATCTTATTGGAGGTGATCTATACTCTTTGCTGAGAAAAGTTGGTTGCCTTGAGGAAGATATAGCTCGTATATATATTGCAGAACTG GTTCTTGCTTTAGAGGATCTCCATTCTCATGGAATTGTGCATCGTGATCTGAAACCAGACAATATATTGATTGCACATGATGGGCACATCAAG CTTACAGATTTCGGATTATCAAAAATTGGCCTTATAAACAGCACCATTGATTTATCAGGATCTGATACAGATAGAAATGCATCTTCAGATCCTCCTAATCCAAATGCTCAACAAACAGAGGACAGAAATCGGCACTCAGCAGTTGGGACGCCTGACTATCTTGCCCCTGAAATTCTTCTTGGAACTGAGCATG GTTATGCTGCAGATTGGTGGTCTGTTGGAATAatcttatttgaatttataactGGAATTCCACCTTTCACTGCTGAACGTCCTGag ATAATCTTTGACAACATTCTTAATAGAAAAATCCCTTGGCCTTCTGTTCCTGATGACATGTCATATGAGGCCCAAGACTTGATCAACAG GTTGATTATTCATAATCCAAGTCAACGGTTAGGAGCAAATGGATCGACAGAG GTCAAAGCACATCCTTTTTTCAGAGGAGTTGATTGGGACAACCTTGCTCTGCAAAAG GCTGCCTTTGTTCCAAACCCTAACAGTGTAGATGACACGAGCTATTTTGTGTCAAGGTTTCCTCAAATGTCTGTTGGAATGCCAAATGATAATGCTAGTAGCCATTCTGACAGCGACATGCATGACTCATCTTCAAATTCTGGTGTTGAG ATGGATGAATGTGGTGACCTTGCAGATTTTGATTCTTCTCCACTTGATATCTCATTGATAAATTTCTCTTTCAAG AATCTGTCACAATTGGCGTCCATCAATCATGACGTGCTCTTAGGAAAGGATCCTGCAAAGTTCTCTCCATCTAGAGCTGCGCCAAACACATAG